From the genome of Silurus meridionalis isolate SWU-2019-XX chromosome 20, ASM1480568v1, whole genome shotgun sequence, one region includes:
- the rreb1b gene encoding ras-responsive element-binding protein 1, translating into MEIALPEKRCVEDGKASQQPEEFSTPMEEEPEGEPDQLREPGKENGTEEEREEEGTEHQQEEQENKEVDGESCANSTKHTETNTGQMNGDADTAASNTSPKTPSKSPSANRTGRKNQEVKDRSTFICPLCDKNCQTQHHLTMHIRQHNTQTGGTDHSCSICGKALSSASSLDRHMLVHSGERPYKCSVCNQTFTTNGNMHRHMKIHDKGSNGVSAMRPISPSKRRKALKRKLSTEEDGEKTNEPPNKKLMVVNESGEQNPAKHEEDLLHCPICFKTFICKYGLESHMETHPDTALRCNLCCITFRTHRGLLCHNSIIHKQLPTDPNGRPFIQSNPSIPQGFSDLSFIDFSCTKFAQIAQVWCETNLRRCTSKFHRFICDVCNKAFPLQVSLDLHVKSHKDHKVKPQKQEKDTISNTAKDPVDSKEIAESPPLESSVTLNGKKNFMECLGLQHSSFAKPEQSEEKKQQEILDRIHFIRVEPSATNLPQEANSSLGLCLLDPVSLQGLNKGNGLSLLSLQPLQGSLVVRPVSQTVELADIQQILKMAAAMPSQLTLPLLPKSPLQAEPKQITPLKSKPLVTPRSSMGTSTPPPPVMNAQQASSGCISPSLPPPAAQLVTSKQSSITPSSSTSSSPTNWENTHLVGDGTGSTIMTTGDIKQEEVQGKEKDTRSSGGKKFPKTEYPCRFCTQVFPLPGGLQAHMRAHHYGASPYKCSICTYTAPDNATLMRHLRTHSGERPYVCRLCHYPFTVKANCERHLRKKHMKNTRKEIEKNIEYVTPSLSTSSLVGGTAQDPVDSANIGNTYCRYCGEDLKTYRALQIHLRTLNGCQRKPFECRQCGAVFLAKRNCIHHLLKQHTEVQEREIEDHINILVPVTAPSSVQSNSLAQPQSGTQNLITFSGLAVQDQPLDFSSKTMKTINSDIKPEAASPSLSNDCSMEPIDLSIRKSPEAKKIKTEQVEMTPLFLQEIKKELSTVTTSKIVGKVSGVHASLPASMPSLASTLTSDLTKPPVRLKPLLPKPVAASNTLEMPPLASIAQIISSVSAAPVLLKTGINPEKKHGLMGGETLIDKKCSNGTASRGSSYSFPTLNASKRRGKKRPFKDEICDSTQASISAFDLECSGELPSVEKMLATTDANKFSSYLQLRQMDPEKEKQSASEEEKEGKEGKEKIRPRSKGKKNAYSNSVQKMKCPYCPRVFPWTSSLQRHMLTHTGQKPFPCPQCDAFFSTKSNCERHLLRKHGISNRNTLQNSGSHPKTKTDEGSQESTDCISDAEPAFMIDPVDPPKEDKTPTIEMDLPEQDQDITMESSELKEDLECAQPVEDLLMNTNNNENNDDSQSNKSLDLNVTSKPTELSEPEQEQPEAIEPAVAPKSPPLEEFPHTCNTCKKTFRQAATLIRHQKIHLQDKPNEDGGRKGRNQAAISLDTSTSPVKEPEQETGVAEREENSSIAESGAEEEEKEEQKEEKNEEEEGGSSELESAGGRPDKRKKICNVCGKRFWSLQDLTRHMRSHTGERPYQCQTCDRTFTLKHSLVRHQRIHQKTPDDRGADEADGARDDSVVDGEDLRCTSGSESETVPAENETSKTEDLKRAEEPVEMEDNTGVKEEQGSTEEASKKLQTKEHDELDTKTPEPKDSADLSLKDNQGDEEKPDV; encoded by the exons ATGGAGATTGCCTTACCTGAAAAGAGGTGTGTTGAAGATGGCAAAGCCTCTCAGCAGCCAGAGGAGTTTTCCACACCGATGGAAG AGGAGCCAGAGGGCGAACCGGACCAGCTCAGAGAGCCGGGAAAGGAGAACGGAACTGAGGAAGAGCGAGAGGAGGAAGGGACCGAGCACCAGCAGGAGgaacaagaaaataaagaggTAGATGGGGAGTCTTGTGCCAACTCTACAAAGCATACGGAAACGAACACTGGCCAAATGAACGGGGATGCAGACACGGCAGCCTCGAACACATCCCCTAAGACCCCCAGCAAATCTCCCTCCGCAAATCGCACAGGCAGGAAGAACCAG GAAGTGAAAGATCGCTCCACCTTCATCTGCCCCCTGTGTGATAAGAACTGCCAAACGCAGCATCATCTCACTATGCATATACGACAG CATAACACACAGACCGGGGGGACTGACCACTCGTGCAGCATCTGTGGAAAGGCGTTGAGTTCGGCCAGCTCTCTGGATCGCCACATGCTGGTCCACAGCGGTGAGAGACCCTACAAATGCTCGGTGTGCAACCAGACATTTACCACCAACGGAAACATGCACAG ACACATGAAAATTCACGACAAGGGCTCAAACGGTGTCTCAGCCATGCGTCCCATTTCCCCGAGCAAGCGCCGCAAAGCTCTCAAGAGGAAGCTCAGTACAGAGGAGGATGGTGAGAAAACCAATGAACCACCCAACAAAAAG TTGATGGTAGTGAATGAATCAGGGGAGCAAAACCCTGCCAAGCATGAAGAAGACCTGTTGCACTGTCCAATCTGCTTCAAGACATTCATCTGTAAATATGGTTTGGAGTCACACATGGAGACCCATCCTGACACCGCACTCAG GTGTAACCTGTGCTGTATCACTTTCCGTACCCATCGAGGTCTCCTTTGTCATAATTCCATTATTCATAAGCAGCTGCCCACCGATCCCAATGGACGACCATTTATTCAGAGCAACCCTTCCATACCCCAAGGATTCAGTGACCTGTCCTTCATTGACTTTTCTTGTACCAAGTTCGCACAAATTGCACAG GTCTGGTGTGAGACAAATTTGCGACGCTGCACAAGCAAATTCCATAGGTTTATTTGTGACGTATGCAACAAGGCCTTTCCTCTTCAAGTGTCTCTAGATCTCCACGTAAAATCTCATAAAGACCATAAAGTCAAACCCCAGAAACAGGAAAAGGACACTATTTCAAATACAGCCAAAGACCCCGTGGATTCCAAAGAGATAGCCGAATCACCACCTCTTGAGTCCAGTGTAACtttaaatggaaagaaaaattttaTGGAGTGCCTTggtcttcagcattcttcttttGCTAAGCCTGAGCAGTCCGAGGAGAAGAAACAGCAAGAAATTCTAGACCGAATTCATTTTATTCGAGTTGAGCCCTCTGCAACAAATCTACCTCAAGAGGCCAACAGTAGTCTTGGCCTCTGTCTTCTTGATCCTGTCTCTCTTCAAGGTTTGAACAAGGGCAATGGTCTGAGCcttctttcactgcagccacttCAGGGTAGTTTGGTTGTCCGTCCTGTCAGTCAAACAGTGGAACTTGCTGATATCCAGCAAATCCTGAAAATGGCTGCTGCTATGCCATCTCAGTTGACTTTGCCACTGCTTCCGAAAAGTCCTCTTCAGGCAGAACCCAAACAAATTACTCCTCTCAAATCAAAGCCACTGGTGACTCCTCGATCCAGCATGGGAACttccacaccacctccaccagtcATGAATGCCCAGCAAGCCTCTTCAGGTTGCATTAGCCCCAGCTTGCCACCCCCTGCTGCCCAACTTGTTACGTCCAAACAGTCCTCAATCACCCCATCTTCCTCAACGTCTTCCTCACCTACAAACTGGGAAAATACACATCTAGTAGGAGATGGCACAGGGTCAACAATTATGACTACTGGGGATATTAAACAAGAAGAGGTccaaggaaaagagaaagacacaaGATCCTCAGGCGGCAAAAAGTTTCCCAAGACAGAATACCCATGCCGCTTCTGTACACAAGTGTTCCCCTTGCCAGGAGGCCTCCAGGCTCATATGCGGGCCCATCACTATGGAGCTTCTCCCTACAAGTGTAGCATCTGCACCTATACTGCCCCAGACAATGCCACGTTAATGCGCCATTTACGAACACACAGTGGTGAACGTCCCTATGTCTGCCGCCTCTGTCACTACCCTTTCACGGTCAAGGCCAACTGTGAACGTCATCTGCGCAAGAAGCACATGAAAAACACTCgaaaagaaatagagaaaaacATTGAGTACGTCACCCCATCCTTAAGCACAAGCAGTTTAGTTGGTGGTACTGCACAGGACCCCGTAGATTCAGCTAATATCGGTAACACATACTGCCGCTACTGTGGAGAGGACCTGAAGACCTACAGGGCTCTACAGATTCATCTCCGAACTCTCAATGGCTGTCAAAGGAAACCATTCGAATGTCGCCAGTGTGGAGCAGTTTTCCTGGCCAAGAGGAATTGTATCCATCACCTGCTTAAGCAACACACAGAAGTGCAAGAAAGGGAAATCGAAGATCATATAAACATTCTTGTTCCTGTTACAGCTCCTTCCTCTGTCCAGTCCAACTCTCTGGCTCAGCCTCAGTCAGGAACACAGAACCTTATTACTTTTTCTGGACTTGCAGTTCAAGACCAGCCTTTGGATTTCTCCAGCAAAACAATGAAAACTATTAATTCTGATATAAAACCAGAGGCagcttctccctctctctcaaaCGACTGCTCCATGGAGCCTATCGACCTGTCTATTCGGAAGAGTCCGGAAGCAAAGAAAATTAAGACAGAACAAGTTGAGATGACTCCATTGTTTCTCCAGGAGATCAAAAAAGAACTTTCTACTGTGACTACAAGCAAGATTGTAGGGAAGGTCTCAGGTGTTCATGCATCTCTTCCAGCATCTATGCCTAGTCTTGCCTCTACTCTTACAAGTGATTTGACCAAGCCACCCGTACGCCTGAAGCCGCTGCTGCCGAAACCAGTTGCTGCCTCCAACACTTTAGAGATGCCACCTCTGGCCTCCATTGCCCAAATCATCTCGTCTGTGTCTGCTGCCCCCGTGCTGCTGAAAACAGGAATAAATCCTGAGAAAAAGCATGGCTTGATGGGTGGGGAAACACTAATTGACAAAAAGTGTTCCAATGGCACAGCGAGTCGCGGGTCTTCTTACAGTTTTCCGACCCTTAATGCATCGAAGAGGAGAGGCAAGAAGAGGCCATTCAAGGATGAGATATGTGATTCTACACAGGCGTCAATCAGTGCCTTTGACTTGGAGTGTAGTGGAGAGTTACCAAGTGTGGAGAAAATGCTAGCCACTACTGATGCCAATAAATTTAGCTCTTATTTACAGCTGAGGCAAATGGATCCAGAAAAGGAGAAACAGTCTGCAagtgaagaagagaaggagggaaAGGAAGGCAAAGAGAAGATTCGACCACGAAGCAAAGGAAAGAAGAATGCTTACTCTAACTCTGTGCAGAAGATGAAATGTCCATATTGTCCCAGAGTGTTCCCTTGGACCAGTTCTTTACAAAGGCACATGCTAACACATACAG GTCAAAAGCCGTTCCCTTGTCCTCAGTGTGATGCGTTCTTCTCCACCAAGTCTAACTGTGAGCGCCACCTTCTTCGTAAGCACGGCATATCCAATCGCAACACGCTGCAGAACTCTGGGTCACACCCAAAGACCAAAACAGATGAGGGGTCACAGGAAAGTACAG ATTGCATTTCCGATGCTGAACCTGCTTTCATGATTGATCCTGTTGATCCCCCGAAAGAGGACAAAACCCCAACTATTGAGATGGACCTGCCGGAGCAGGATCAAGATATAACCATGGAATCATCAGAGTTAAAGGAAGATCTAGAATGTGCACAACCCGTTGAGGACCTCCTAATGAACACGAACAACAACGAGAATAACGATGACTCTCAGAGCAACAAGAGTCTTGATCTGAATGTCACCAGCAAACCCACAGAACTCTCAGAACCTGAGCAGGAGCAGCCCGAGGCCATCGAACCTGCAGTGGCACCGAAGAGTCCTCCTTTAGAGGAATTTCCACACACATGCAATACTTGCAAAAAGACTTTCCGGCAAGCGGCCACCCTTATTCGGCACCAAAAGATTCATCTACAGGATAAACCAAATGAAGATGgaggaaggaaaggaaggaacCAGGCTGCGATATCTCTTGACACTAGCACCTCACCAGTAAAGGAACCTGAACAGGAGACAGGTGTGgctgagagagaggagaacagCAGCATTGCGGAAAGTGGCgctgaggaagaggagaaggaggaacagaaagaggagaaaaacgAAGAGGAAGAAGGTGGATCCTCAGAGCTCGAATCAGCAGGCGGGAGACCTGACAAGAGGAAGAAGATCTGCAATGTGTGTGGCAAGCGTTTTTGGAGCCTGCAAGACTTGACGAGACACATGCGTTCACATACTG GAGAAAGACCTTATCAGTGCCAAACATGTGACCGGACTTTTACTCTAAAACACAGCCTGGTTAGGCACCAGCGTATTCACCAGAAAACCCCAGATGACCGAGGAGCAGACGAGGCTGATGGAGCACGAGACGACAGTGTTGTGGATGGGGAAGATCTACGATGTACTTCCGGAAGTGAGAGCGAGACCGTTCCAGCCGAGAACGAGACGTCCAAGACGGAGGACCTCAAGCGAGCAGAGGAACCCGTAGAGATGGAGGATAATACTGGGGTCAAAGAAGAACAAGGATCCACAGAAGAGGCTTCCAAAAAACTCCAAACAAAGGAACATGATGAATTGGATACCAAGACCCCAGAACCCAAAGATTCAGCAGATCTCAGTCTTAAGGACAACCAGGGAGATGAAGAGAAACCCGATGTCTAA
- the riok1 gene encoding serine/threonine-protein kinase RIO1 has translation MSQIVPGQFDDAEEAGSDLAFTRVTEKHPSLEDKLGGVTLQSPMLNDDNEEEEDDYEDDDEDDDEEWDWKGSGGELTKRYTAMRTGNNQQANRQNTQKSEKLSTPSDKVLRKFEHKINLERLNYADSVINKVTSMQRQRESDTYRVKDKADRATVEQVLDPRTRMILFKMLSRGVISGINGCISTGKEANVYHATTAKGESRAIKIYKTSILLFKDRDKYVSGEFRFRHGYCKGNPRKMVRTWAEKEMRNLIRLQTAGIPSPEPIMLRGHVLVMGFIGKDDMPAPLLKNAALSESKARELYLQVIHNIRVMYQEARLVHADLSEFNMLYHDGDAYIIDVSQSVEHDHPHALEFLRKDCSNVNDFFQKHSVAVMTVRELFEFVTDPSITSENINQYLEKAMEISSARTAEERSNQDKVDEEVFKNAYIPRTLNEVSHYERDVDAMTKEQDNKQNDNVLYQTVTGLKKDLSGVQTVPSLLEGCDEEGSSSDDEEEDDDDEDESAEEDEQENGDQDPAQALDKKERKKLVKEAQREKRKNKVPKHVKKRKEKVAKMKKGK, from the exons ATGTCGCAGATTGTTCCTGGACAGTTTGACGACGCTGAAGAAGCGGGCAG CGACTTGGCGTTCACGCGCGTCACGGAAAAACATCCGTCACTAGAGGACAAACTCGGAGGCGTGACCCTGCAGTCACCAATGCTTAATGATGAcaatgaggaggaagaggatgacTATGAGGACGATGATGAGGACGATGATGAAGAATGGGACTGGAAAGGGTCAGGAGGAGAACTTACTAAACGCTACACTGCGATGCGGACGGGAAACAACCAGCAG gccAACAGACAGAATACACAGAAGTCAGAAAAGCTCTCGACACCTTCAGACAAGGTGCTGAGGAAgtttgaacacaaaataaacctGG AGAGGCTGAACTATGCCGATTCCGTCATCAACAAAGTCACTTCGATGCAACGACAGAGAGAATCAGACAC GTATCGAGTTAAAGACAAGGCTGATCGAGCTACAGtggaacag GTTTTGGACCCCAGGACTCGAATGATTCTCTTTAAAATGCTCAGCAGAGGCGTCATTTCAGGAATTAACGGCTGCATCAGTACAGGAAAAGAG GCCAACGTGTACCACGCAACCACAGCTAAAGGAGAAAGCCGTGCTATTAAGATATACAAAACCTCCATCCTGCTGTTTAAGGACAGGGATAAATACGTCAGCGGAGAGTTCAG GTTTCGGCACGGCTACTGTAAAGGCAACCCGAGGAAGATGGTACGGACGTGGGCCGAGAAGGAGATGAGGAACCTGATACG GTTGCAGACAGCAGGGATTCCCAGTCCAGAGCCCATCATGCTTCGGGGCCATGTCTTGGTCATGGGCTTCATTGGAAAAGATGACAT GCCTGCACCCTTACTGAAGAACGCAGCGCTGTCCGAATCCAAAGCGCGTGAGCTGTACCTGCAGGTCATCCACAACATAAGGGTGATGTACCAGGAGGCTCGGCTCGTGCACGCGGATCTCAGCGAGTTTAACATGCT GTACCATGATGGAGATGCCTATATTATAGACGTATCGCAGTCAGTGGAGCACGATCATCCTCATGCCCTGGAGTTTCTTCGCAAAGACTGCAGCAATGTTAATG ACTTTTTCCAAAaacacagtgtagctgtaatgaCGGTTCGAGAGCTGTTTGAGTTTGTCACAGACCCGTCTATCACCAGCGAAAACATCAACCAATACCTAGAGAAG GCCATGGAGATCTCGTCGGCCAGAACCGCAGAGGAGAGATCCAACCAAGACAAAGTAGACGAAGAG GTGTTTAAGAATGCTTATATTCCTCGTACGCTAAACGAAGTGAGTCATTACGAGCGAGACGTGGACGCCATGACGAAGGAGCAGGACAACAAACAGAACGATAAC GTTCTGTACCAGACAGTAACAGGTCTGAAAAAGGATCTTTCAGGTGTGCAAACG GTTCCTTCGTTACTCGAGGGCTGCGATGAAGAAGGCAGCTCCAgcgatgatgaagaggaggacgATGACGACGAAGATGAATCTGCAGAAGAGGACGAGCAGGAAAATGGTGACCAGGACCCGGCGCAAGCACTGgacaaaaaa gaaagaaaaaagttggTCAAAGAAGCTCAGAGGGAGAAACGAAAAAATAAAGTACCAAAACATGTTAAAAAGCGCAAGGAGAAAGTGGCTAAGATGaagaaaggaaaatga